From a region of the Gossypium raimondii isolate GPD5lz chromosome 10, ASM2569854v1, whole genome shotgun sequence genome:
- the LOC105777029 gene encoding DEAD-box ATP-dependent RNA helicase 20 yields the protein MSRYDSRSGDPTSYRDRRSDSGFGGASAYGGSGRSLSSRKDYDAAEPPRKLDLDGLTPFEKNFYVESPSVAAMSEMEVEEYRQRREITVEGRDVPKPVKSFADVGFPDYVLQEVSKAGFVEPTAIQAQGWPMALKGRDLIGIAETGSGKTLAYLLPAIVHVNAQPILAPGDGPIVLVLAPTRELAVQIQQEAAKFGASSRIKNTCIYGGVPKGPQVRDLQKGVEIVIATPGRLIDMLDSHHTNLRRVTYLVLDEADRMLDMGFEPQIRKIVSQIRPDRQTLYWSATWPKEVEQLARQFLYNPYKVIIGSADLKANHAIRQHVDIVSESQKYNKLVKLLEDIMDGSRILIFMDTKKGCDQITRQLRMDGWPALSIHGDKSQAERDWVLSEFKAGKSPIMTATDVAARGLDVKDVKYVINYDFPGSLEDYVHRIGRTGRAGAKGTAYTFFTAANARFAKELIAILKEAGQKVSPELAAMGRGAPPPPSGHGGFRDRGKGYGGSRPWN from the exons ATGAGTCGATATGATAGCCGCTCCGGCGATCCCACCTCCTACCGTGACCGTAGAAG TGACTCAGGGTTTGGTGGGGCTTCAGCATATGGTGGTTCAGGGCGGTCCTTGTCAAGCAGAAAGGACTATGATGCTGCTGAACCACCTAGGAAGTTGGATTTGGATGGCTTGACAccatttgaaaagaatttttatgTTGAATCTCCTTCTGTGGCGGCAATGTCTGAGATGGAGGTGGAGGAATATCGGCAGCGGAGGGAAATTACAGTTGAAGGTCGTGATGTTCCAAAGCCTGTGAAGAGTTTTGCTGATGTGGGATTTCCAG ACTATGTACTGCAAGAAGTCTCGAAAGCAGGGTTTGTTGAACCAACAGCCATACAAGCTCAAGGCTGGCCAATGGCTTTAAAGGGTCGTGATCTTATTGGTATTGCTGAAACAGGATCAGGGAAGACTCTTGCCTATTTATTGCCTGCAATTGTTCATGTCAACGCACAGCcaattttag CTCCTGGAGATGGTCCAATTGTATTAGTATTAGCTCCCACACGTGAACTTGCGGTTCAAATACAACAGGAGGCTGCTAAGTTTGGTGCGTCATCAAGGATCAAGAATACATGCATATATGGTGGGGTTCCAAAGGGACCTCAAGTGCGTGATCTCCAGAAAG GTGTTGAGATTGTTATTGCTACACCAGGAAGGTTAATAGATATGTTGGATTCACATCACACAAATTTGCGAAGAGTTACTTATTTAGTCTTGGATGAGGCAGATCGGATGTTAGATATGGGGTTTGAGCCTCAGATACGAAAAATTGTTTCTCAG ATCCGTCCTGATCGTCAAACTTTATACTGGAGTGCAACTTGGCCAAAGGAGGTTGAACAATTGGCAAGGCAGTTTCTTTACAATCCGTACAAA GTGATAATTGGATCTGCGGATTTAAAAGCTAACCATGCAATTCGCCAACATGTTGACATTGTTTCGGAGAGTCAGAAATATAACAA ATTGGTGAAGCTGCTGGAGGATATCATGGATGGCAGCAGAATTTTGATTTTCATGGATACCAAGAAAGGCTGTGACCAAATCACCAGGCAACTTCGCATGGATGGTTGGCCGGCTCTCTCAATTCATGGAGATAAAAGTCAAGCAGAAAGGGATTGGGTCCTTTCAGAGTTTAAAGCTGGCAAGAGCCCTATAATGACTGCAACAGATGTTGCAGCTCGTGGCTTAG ATGTGAAAGATGTCAAATATGTAATCAATTATGACTTCCCGGGTTCTCTTGAGGATTATGTTCATCGCATTGGTCGAACTGGAAGGGCGGGGGCAAAAGGAACTGCCTACACTTTCTTCACAGCTGCAAATGCCAGATTTGCAAAAGAACTTATTGCCATACTTAAGGAAGCTGGACAAAAGGTCAGTCCTGAATTGGCAGCAATGGGACGTGGTGCACCTCCTCCCCCATCAG
- the LOC105775930 gene encoding cysteine-rich repeat secretory protein 38 has translation MSSSIVYLLSLAFLLQTAFGADSLFHICSNSGNFSAYNDSYEANLNVLTGYLSIQAPPSGFGLGSIGQNPNQAYGLALCRGDVSTPDCKTCVVEAGSEIRKRCPYDKGAIIWYDNCLFKYSSMEFFGHVDNQNKLYMWNLNNVSEPQSFNAKTKELLSELATQAYSNPKMYAAGEMELYGSKKLYGLTQCTRDLSSTECKKCLDDIIGELPSCCDGKGGGRIVGGSCNFRYEIYPFANA, from the coding sequence ATGTCTTCTTCCATTGTTTATCTATTAAGCCTTGCTTTCCTTCTCCAAACAGCTTTCGGAGCTGATTCTCTCTTCCATATTTGTTCCAACTCTGGGAATTTCTCCGCCTACAATGATTCTTATGAAGCCAACTTAAATGTGCTCACTGGCTACCTCTCCATTCAAGCTCCTCCTTCAGGATTCGGCCTCGGTTCCATAGGTCAAAACCCCAACCAAGCTTATGGCCTTGCACTTTGTAGAGGCGATGTGTCGACCCCGGACTGTAAAACCTGTGTTGTGGAAGCAGGCAGTGAAATACGGAAACGCTGCCCTTACGACAAAGGTGCAATCATTTGGTACGATAACTGTCTTTTCAAGTACTCAAGCATGGAGTTCTTTGGCCATGTTGATAACCAAAACAAGTTGTACATGTGGAACTTGAACAACGTGAGTGAACCCCAGTCGTTCAATGCGAAGACCAAGGAACTGCTGAGCGAGTTGGCTACCCAAGCTTATTCAAATCCCAAAATGTATGCTGCTGGAGAGATGGAACTGTACGGATCGAAGAAACTTTACGGGTTGACTCAGTGCACCAGGGACCTTTCCAGCACTGAGTGTAAGAAATGTCTTGACGACATAATCGGCGAGCTTCCGAGCTGTTGTGACGGGAAAGGAGGAGGAAGAATAGTTGGTGGGAGTTGTAACTTTAGATATGAAATATACCCTTTTGCCAATGCTTAA
- the LOC105777490 gene encoding cysteine-rich repeat secretory protein 38 translates to MSSSIVYLLSLAFLLQTAFGADPLFHVCSNSGNFSAYNDPYEANLNVLTGYLSIQAPPSGFGLGSIGQNPNQAYGLALCRGDVSTPDCKTCAVEAGSEIRKRCPYDKGAIIWYDNCLFKYSNMEFFGHVDNQNKLYMWNLNNVSEPQSFNAKTKELLSELATQAYSNPKMYAAGEMELYGSKKLYGLTQCTRDLSSTECKKCLDGIIGELRSCCDGKEGGRVVGGSCNFRYEIYPFLNA, encoded by the coding sequence ATGTCTTCTTCCATTGTTTATCTATTAAGCCTTGCTTTCCTTCTCCAAACAGCTTTCGGAGCTGACCCTCTCTTCCATGTTTGTTCCAATTCTGGGAATTTCTCGGCCTACAATGATCCTTATGAAGCCAACTTAAATGTGCTCACTGGCTACCTCTCCATTCAAGCTCCTCCTTCAGGATTCGGCCTCGGTTCCATAGGTCAAAACCCCAACCAAGCTTATGGCCTCGCACTTTGTAGGGGCGATGTGTCGACCCCGGACTGTAAAACCTGTGCTGTGGAAGCAGGCAGTGAAATACGGAAACGCTGCCCTTACGACAAAGGTGCAATCATTTGGTACGATAACTGTCTTTTCAAGTACTCAAACATGGAGTTCTTTGGCCATGTTGATAACCAAAACAAGTTGTACATGTGGAACTTGAACAACGTGAGTGAACCCCAGTCGTTCAATGCGAAGACCAAGGAACTGCTGAGCGAGTTGGCTACCCAAGCTTATTCAAATCCCAAAATGTATGCTGCTGGAGAGATGGAACTGTACGGATCGAAGAAACTTTACGGGTTGACTCAGTGCACCAGGGACCTTTCCAGCACTGAGTGTAAGAAGTGCCTTGATGGCATAATCGGGGAGCTCCGGAGCTGCTGTGATGGCAAAGAAGGAGGAAGAGTGGTTGGTGGGAGTTGTAACTTTAGATATGAAATTTACCCTTTCCTTAAtgcttaa